The DNA window CTCCAGGAAACCACGGGTCCGGAGGGTCTCCTATGGGTCCGCGATTGGGTCAGGGAGGAGCAGAAGGAGGGGTGTGGGGTAGGGAGTATGCAGCGGGGAGTACCTGGCTGTGGGCCTCAATGAAAGCCACACAACGCTCCTGCAGCTGTTCCAGGCCAAAGGTTACAGCAACCTGAAAGCAGAATGAAGGAGGTCAGGTTGGAGATGGAGAGGCCGGGCAGCCCGGCCCTCCACACCGGAACCTCCTGCAAGCCTGTCCAGCGGCACCCACCTGCAGGGCCTCGCAAACCAGCTCCACGTCCAGTGCCTTCCCCACAAACTCCAGGCACAGCTGAGAACAGAAATGAAGGTGGGCTGTGCCCAGATGTCCCCGCTTCAAGGCCCCAGCCCCAGAAAGAGTGAACAGCCTTGGAGCAGTGAGCCACCCAGGCTACTAGCAGCCCCAGGCCCACGGAGACCTCCCAGGCCAAGGGAGGCAGGGAATCACCAAGGCCTGAGACTAGGAACTAGCAAAGCCAAGCCCAGCAGCCCACCTTTTTAGTACATTCCTCACTAATCAGACTAGATAAGAGCTGTGTGAAAATTccactctccttttctttcaagACACTTATCTTTCTCCACAATTTTCTCTGAACTCAAAGACACTATTTTAACCAGAAACTTGAATTCATCTGTGACATCTCCCTCTCACCCCCCCACATCCAGAAAAGCCCTGGGTAATGCCAGTTCACAGggtcaaaccagccaatcctaaagggaatcaaccctgaatattcactggaaggactgatgctgaagccaaaactccaatactttgaccacctgatgtgaagaacagactcaatggaaaagaccctgatgctgagaaagactgagggcaggaggagaagggggagactgaggatgagatggttggatggcatcagtgactcaatggacatgagtttgagcaaattcggagataatgaaggacagggacacctgctgtgctgcagtccatggggtcgcaaagagtcagacacaacagccactgaacaacaacactggTTGCTAGGGCAACCTCAATTTCTACAGCAACTGAACTATGAACAGTGCCAGTTCCACTTCTCTCAAAGGCAGGCACTTCTTTCCCGGGTAACCACTGCCACCCCTGTCCCTACGGGATTGGTGAGCCCTTCCCATGGCTCCCAATCCCTTCTCCTCTTAGCATCCAAATCCTCACTACCTAAAACCTCCAGTGAAACTCCACTGCCCTCTGGGTCAAAGAAGTCCAAATTCTTGAAGGTCCTACAGGAACCACCCCCTGGCACCCTCCCCAATctcatctcttcctctcttcctttcacacTCAGTCCTCTTAGTCTAGCTACACTGAATGTCTCACCAGTTCTTTTTGTGCCTCTGTGACTAGAATACCATCTTTCCTCTCCCCGCTGAACAACAGTCTTACCTATCCTACCCGATGCAACacaaatatttccttctccaggaagtcttcccctcttctccctcgTGGTGAGACTGGAGAGACTGTACAACCTCAGCACCATATGCCCTTCTCTGTCACACTTCTTAAGCCACTGGGTTAAGCGTTTTTCTTGTATCTGTCTCTCTTTGAAGAACAGGGATCAAGGATAACTTATCCCAGTATCTACATCTCCATATGCCCCCACAGGGCACACACATATCCTTTTGCACACAGGCATGCATCAATGCCTGTTTATATAGAGATACCCATACTTCTTCTCTCTGTATTGGTGCACATTCCTCTCCAGGTTAGCGGGTGTGTGAGGCAGGGTGTGAACCACGCCCATAAGAGGCAGAGGAAACTAGACGGCTGCCCATGAACCCACCTCTCGAAGTTCCTCCAGCCCATACTCCACAGCCGCCGTCAACACCTCGAGCACCTGCAGAGTGGGTGTTTGGCATAGTAGAAGAGAGTCTTCCCGCCACTCAGCCACCCAGATCTTGCCCACCCAGACCCTTGCCCAGTGGGCTCACAGAGTGGCGTTGCAGCTTGGCACTGTTGGTATACAGAAACTCCAGCACTGCCAGGAAAGCCTCAGCTGGCACGGTACTCAGCACCACAGGGCTAGGCACTCCAGGGCCTGGCTCTGAGCTCAGAAGTCGCTGGAAGAAGTTGCATCTACACGCCAGCAAGCACCGGTGGGCAAACACCTCCTGCCGTTCTTGACCGACCACAAAGCGAACATCACTAtgggagagaggggcagagagCCAGGAAGAAGAGGCTAGAGTCTCTGTGTAACTCTAGACGTTGCctttgccctctctgggcctccatttccttatctgcCATATAAGAGGTAGTCTCTCTAGCCAAAGGTCTGGGTCACACAGGCCTGGTTCTAATCACAGCTCCACCTAGGCGAGAGAAGCCTAGGGAAGAGATTTCTGACCTATTGCCTCTCGGGTTTCTCATCCCTGAAATGGAATGCTCATCCCAGACCCTAGGATGGCTAACATTAGGTGGCTATGTTTGATCACTGAGGGGGCACCAGGGCTGATAACAAGATCAATCCCAATGTCTCTCTCCTCCCTAGCCTGTGTCTCTGGTGAAGGGAAACTCTTTTTGGCTTTTTCTCCACAGACTGCAAATTCAGCTTTTTTAGCCTCCTCCAGacaggaggggggaggagggagggtgtGGAGGGCACTGACTGCAAACAGGCACGTCAGTGATGCACTATCATGGGGCCAGAccacattttccattttcatgatCACTTCCGGCCCCAGCTTCTGGGCCTCTGAACAGCACAGTGGGTAAGAGACAGATGATGAAGCTTGAGCTTCCTGGAGCCTTCTAGTCTCAAGTCCAAGGCCTGAGGGGAGCGGTGGGGCGGGGGCGTCCACTGCTCAGACCAGACTGGAACACCCAAAGCAGTAGGGTTACAGAAATTGCCAACCTGCAGGAGGACCCAGCTCTGAAGCAGTGGAGACAGAAAGCTGCATTCTGGTTCTTCTGACTGGCCCGGCCCCCGTACTAGGTCCCTGGTTCCAGACACTACAGGCAGTGAGCCCCAGGCGGTACTCGTGAACTACTTCCTGTCTGCGCCTCTGGCTCAGTCTCCTGAGCTTCGTTCCCCTTACAAGTCCCCAATTCCCAGAATAGGATCGTCtgctcctctgcctccccagggAGGCACTCAAGTTACATTCCTTTTCTCAGGATCCAGAGGGCAGAGGGCTTTTCTCTGCCAGGAGCCCAAGATCCAAAAAAGGAAGGCCTTTCCCTGAAGTCACATAGCTGCTCTGAGCTCCAgtccccactgcccccacctcTGGCTCTCAGGCTGTCACAGATACTGCGTGATCAGTAGCCATCCTCTACACTCCACTTCCCCAGGCTGAGTTCACCCAGGAGAAGGGTCAAGTCCTAATTCTCCACTTCCTCTGTACTCAGATTCCTCAGAGTCATGGCTCCCAGCAGAGCCAGTTACGGAAAACCCACAGACAGGCGCCCCTCTCACCTGTATAAGGGGTTGTTGACGAGGCTCCGGAGTGCTGTGGAGAAAGGCGCAGCCTCCCCATACACAACCAGTCCTGGGGTCTCCATGGGTGGGGCAGGGGACTAAGCAGGAGGAACAGCCTAGGAGGCTTGTTATGTGTGGGACAGACAGTACATAGAAGGAGCAGGAGGCCTGGCTGAGCCCTAGAGCTGGTGAAGAGCTAGAAAGGCCTGAGAGGGAGGGGCAAGAGATCCAGAGGCCTGTTTGCTGAGAAGCTAAAGTTTAGGAATGAGGCAGGAGAGGCCCAGAAGGCATCAGAGGCCAGTGGAAGAGGCCAGAGGCTTGAGGACTCAGGGAGGTGACCAAGAGAGG is part of the Odocoileus virginianus isolate 20LAN1187 ecotype Illinois chromosome 5, Ovbor_1.2, whole genome shotgun sequence genome and encodes:
- the BTBD19 gene encoding BTB/POZ domain-containing protein 19, giving the protein METPGLVVYGEAAPFSTALRSLVNNPLYSDVRFVVGQERQEVFAHRCLLACRCNFFQRLLSSEPGPGVPSPVVLSTVPAEAFLAVLEFLYTNSAKLQRHSVLEVLTAAVEYGLEELRELCLEFVGKALDVELVCEALQVAVTFGLEQLQERCVAFIEAHSQETLRTRGFLELSAPALLPLLRSDKLCVDEAELVLAARSWARVGAAVLERPVAEVAAPVVRELRLALLAPAELSALEEQNRREPLIPVEQIVEAWKCHALRRGDAARGTPCRRRRGTLPREHHRFLDLPFK